GGCTCCGGCATCGGCCTTGGACTCGAAGTGGTGCTCCTCACTGTCCGACatgtcgtttttttttttttttcttggtggaTTTGCTTTGTTTGACTCGGTTTCTCTGAACTCAGCGGATTGGATTTGTGAGTGGAGTGACCGATCCCGGAGGcggagaggaagaagaagagaatttatataatggaaaaaagaaaCTCAAGTGTGTCACGGTGCTTATTCTAGGGTTTCGTGGTGGGCCCAGAAATGGTTTGGACCGTTGGatctttgtgttttttggataatatagagatagagaggCGTTAGTTTTACGcaagtgtttttctttctttttttttctttttttctttttaatgggCTTTTGGGCTTTTGAGTGTGTTACTTTGCTGTGGAGGTAGGTGGGTGACTGATGTGTTGGATTGGTCCCCATCCAATGAGAATCAATGATAAAGGCATTTccatttttggttgtttttcaaatcattcaaaatGGGGAGAGATTGGAGTAGAGGGAGGAAATTAGAACGTATTAAGTGCCCGTTCAGTACAtatgtttaaataataatttttaatttttttaaaaatatgtgtgggtgaaaaagtgtgtgaaaatatgtgtaatgttattaaaaaactgaaaacatgtgtttgaacTCGCGTATCAAACGGAGCCTAAATTTTTGGcatatgttttttttggttgcttttcattttctacTCTCCTTTCATCTCCTTCCATTCTGAACATATTTTAATggcataaaatttaaatatatattgtgaaaTGTATATAAAGTTATAGTTATAGTATTATACAAGTGAGGAAATTAAGTTGCTTATGAAATTCATACTATTATTGAGATAGCAACTTGCTTTGGAATTGTCAGATGTGGGAATGACAAAAATGTCACGATCTATCTTAATTGATAGATCACTTGATTATGCATGTCAAAATACCCCTAACCTATCCTGCTCGCAACCTACCTCACTTTCGTTTGTGCAAGGTGTCCCTACCTTAGAGTAGGAATAAAGTGGATATAATACACTAATAATCCAATATCATCCTGATCCAATAACATCCCCACCAAAAGAGGTGGATATTACATTATTACTCAAGGGTTAGAAAAGACCACACCCATTTTTTGCAACCTCGCTTtcatagaaaaggaaaaaatttgaGCCATCGTTATGTCATCTAAAATGAAATGATATCTTTATTCtaatgattgatttttttttttttttttgtcataatttttggTACATGCACTGCCATTAAGGTTTCAAGAATaattggaaatataaaaaatataaataaaaactatattaaatcacaattcaaatttttgtaacaaaaaaaaaaatctgtgttttaattttatatatatatatatttcttttttttgagaatctaatttatacgtgaataaatcaatttgaaaatcaagAGGAAAGTGACCTAattttgtaggcaatgttttagtgggaattagagttatatttttactggattgtcctttagttttgtctttacTTAAGTATAggggtgtaggggtatttttgaaaaaaaaatgagaatccAAAATAAGAGAAGCcctttaaataatagtataggtagataaaagtttttaataacCCTCTAATACAGAATGGAATCTTTATCCAAATTATTAAGGAGATTGTGTCTCAAAGAGTTATACCGTGTAATCCTTTAAATTCCACAAAAGTTTTGAATAACCCTCTCACACGAAATTGAATATCTATCCCAGTTACCAAATTCAAGCAAATATATCTACATGGTCTTCGTGGCCTTTGACTATatgtaatgtttttttttttttttttgagcaaagtACGTAatgtgttttaacttttaagcaTTTGGTTTGGGGTTGGGAATTAAGGAGCAACCAAAGGTGTATTGGGAGTGTTTGAGTCAGCTCAGTTTTGTAGTCTAAGCTCTACCCCCTCCACATGTATTAGGCAAgcccaccattttttttttttttttttgagcagaCGAGTTTTTCATACCAATATGTATACCATATACCTAAGTTTTTAAgagcaaaacttagatattgtATCTTAGGAatcttatttaaattaaaacaccTAATTGCATTGACCAATAGAGTACAAACAATATTATCTTTTCAAtgagaattaaattcaatgcaaTTATGCATTCGAATTTAATTAGGAAACCTATGTAGTGCACCTAGGGTACTGTTCTGTACCTAAGTGTTAATCTTTAATAACATGATTTAGACATCGAATGTTTTTAGAGCTTAATAACAATCCAAATGACAAGCTGGTTAGAGAACAAGTTCAGCTCAATTAGGTTTTTTTAGTAAAACCAGAAAGGTTATCAATCTAACAATTTGCATCAAACAACACAACCGAAAGATTGACAATGTCACAAAACCAATACCAAAGAATTCCACATAAATTGCCATTTAATCTTCATGTTTCTCCAGCTATTAACatatgaataaaaatgaatttatcaaatgattaaattcacagaCAGTAGGAGCAACACAACCGAAAGATTGACAATGTCACAAAACCAATACCAAAGAATTCCACATAAATTGCCACTTAATCTTCATGTTTCTCCAGCTATTAACATATGAATAAAAATGAGTTTatcaaatgattaaattcacaaacaGTAGGAGCCTCAAAATTCTTCTACTTTAACAGCATCACGAGTCATTTCATAGGCATCTTTGGGCCTTGATTTCTTCACACCAGCTGTGAACCATACTTTATCAGATTTGTAGCTTTCGACAGCCACACTGGTAACCTTGACCCACACCAGAACCTTTGTCTTCATTCCATCTATTCCAGTGAGCTTTCCCCTTGATAATGTCCCTTTAACACGAGTGGCATACCTTACAATGGATGAGTCTTTGAAGCTCACCTCACATGCAGAGGGCAAATACACTATGAGCTTGGACCTTGATTCATCAAATTCATAACATGTTATGTTTCGAGGGAAGAGACCAGGAGGAAGGTTGTACTCTCGGAGAAGATCTGGCAAGGCTTTCAATGGCTTACCTATAAGAAGGGTAAGCTTTATTTAATCTCTGAGAACATATTTGTGATGTAAATAATCTTAATACACTATGGCATCTTGTCCAAGTGTTAACCAATTATGTAGGGCCTTGATATCCTACATTTGTTTGAGTAATACCAAAGTATTTATTTCATGTTAACCAAGTGATAGAAAATTATTATGGAGCAGAAGTAACTGCAAAGTATGGACACACATTAGGGCAATCACACCAATACATAGTGCTCGTACCTTTCAGCTTGCTGAACACCCATTTCGCCTTCTCTTCAACAGTATTAGAAAGAGACTGATATTCAAAACAGCACAATTAGTTTAAAGTTGATATAGGAGTCATCTACATGTCATATTAccaaataaatagcaaaaaaatgtcatttgcTTTCATTTTAGATATGCTCATACTTAAAATTAGATGGTAAATTTGAGGGTagattttgtttcttcaatgaagCTGCTATTGCCAGATAATTTCTGCATTTTTAGCTCACCTATTATGTAGAAAATCCTGCTTCATTTGTCTCATAAAGGCACTGTCATGTGAGTATATATCAAACTTTTGCAGAAATGGACTACAAAACCTTTTATATACAACCCAATCATGAAGCAAAAAATCTTTATGTACAACAAATTCAATATGCGAAgattaattctttattttagaaattttttggatGCATATCAAAAGGAAGTATAACACTTTAAAAAATATGCATGtgatgatgaaaattttcaCATGGCACCATGTGTGCTGTTTTGGATAGCAAATCTCAGGGCTGTAAGAGGGAAGGAAGCTAGGAAGCCTCCAATGCTTGATACCTTGATTGGTTTACTttctgtgtgtgtatatatattaatagtttaataccTTCTTCATTGTCTACAAGAAGTCtttcataatttcatttatttataaaaataaaaaataaataaaaaaagatttctaAGGAAAGAAGTCTAGTGTCTTAGTTGATAAGCTTAATTATAGCATTAGCCATCCTCCTCCTCATATAATATTGGTAGGAAAGTTAAGATGAATGCAATgattttgcagaaaaatgaatgtttctcaaaaataataatcatagcAATAAAAGATCAATATAGAGATATGGAATGGACTGTTATATGTAGAGTTTTGAGGATTGTCTTTATAACTGAGAAATTGAAGGACCTAAAAGTGGCAAAACGAGGAATGTGTATAAAAAAGTATCATTGAGATCATCAAAAGTCACACTGCAGAAACAAATTAGTAATGCATTACTCTGTTATTGACAATgtgatctctttctttattttgatcCAAATTATTGATtcaccatttaaaaaaagaaaaaagaaaaaagtgggaACCGACTAgaattgtttctttcttttctttttaaatcacCAATAAGCTAATTAGCTAAACATTAAGCATGAGGATATGAATCGAGATAGAAGAAATTGTTGCAAGTGATGTTTCAATTATCTGACATGACATCCATTTTTTTGActtcttttaaaatttcaaaaattctttTCAGCCTTTTTGGGTAGAAACTAGAAACATTCCAAAGATTGTTGTATTTCAGAAATATCAAACAATTCATTCAAGAGAATTAACAAAGATTTTACCAAATAGAAATCAAGTGCAAGCACTAGTCCAAATGAAAACCAAGAATttcccacccaaaaaaagaggCCATGCCCATCTTCAATCTTAATCTCATTCCACCAAACCATGTAATGTTTAGTTAGATCTTGCAAATTATCAAGTGGGTACATTGTATCAAGCAGCATTATGCATATAAAGATTCAAAAAACCagccaagaaaagaaaaatattgagaaGAATGCAAATGGGTGATTAGTGAAACAGAATATAAAGAAGAATTAAAGATGGAGCTAACAAAAAATGTGGAGAATTCAGGTGAAACATACAGAGAGGTCTTCAGTAATGTTGGAGATCTCTGCCTTGGCTTTCTTGGAAATCCAAAAGCTCCCAACTTTTGTCAGAGCTTTCTCCATTTCTGTCTCTCCCTTCCCAGTCCTCTCCTCTCTCAGTCTCACACTGATGAAAAAAGAAGTTGAAGTAGTttcttcaccaaaaattctTTCTCTCTGTGTCTCTCTATCTGAGACACACAGGATGAGTCACaactcacaactcacaagaCGGAACAGCACAAAGCCGTGCCCACAAACGTAAAATAAAgattataaagaaaatgaagagggggtaaataaatttgaaattttgaatgagAATTAAAGTGTATAGTAATAGAAATGATGTAAGATAGAAAATTAGgaattatatgatttatatttatcagttttttttttttttttttgagaaaccaagtGTCAGTGTTTTGTAGTTTAACTgaatgacacttttttttttttttttttttaacagataCATTTAGAGAAATTTTGGTGTCACCCCTAAAATCACAACTTTGCTCACAACTCGTCATATGGGCGAattgtggttggtggaggggTGCACTCCTTCATCAACTAGAACTCACCACATGGACAAATTATGGGCAAAGTTATGATTTTGGATATGGCACTAGAATTTTTCCATACATTTAAGGTTTAAGGATAAATACACTCACCCcaaacaatttaataataataataaaagaaaattaaaacttcCAATAATTTCTGTGGGTAATAATTAATACAGTAAGTCATATTGTCATAAGTGCTTAAGTGGTTGTTTCTGATTtgctct
The Quercus lobata isolate SW786 chromosome 10, ValleyOak3.0 Primary Assembly, whole genome shotgun sequence DNA segment above includes these coding regions:
- the LOC115962679 gene encoding uncharacterized protein At5g01610-like → MEKALTKVGSFWISKKAKAEISNITEDLSSLSNTVEEKAKWVFSKLKGKPLKALPDLLREYNLPPGLFPRNITCYEFDESRSKLIVYLPSACEVSFKDSSIVRYATRVKGTLSRGKLTGIDGMKTKVLVWVKVTSVAVESYKSDKVWFTAGVKKSRPKDAYEMTRDAVKVEEF